In the genome of Triticum urartu cultivar G1812 chromosome 5, Tu2.1, whole genome shotgun sequence, one region contains:
- the LOC125507873 gene encoding putative F-box protein At4g21240, which produces MGGGTKRGGGVVDEPEDKSSKRRKICNVAKEDVLPLAVFSHLPARDAARGVVLSKRWREILTGGDFWANHYQRPSKEVCLAYLDRGHRLPFKFSLYGLEGKHAFYLVAAGDTFPISHGLPVAGTELSYRFFGSCNGLVAFEQRGLSDSSMTCLVANPATSQHLTAQLLDLGTFSWMLAFGYDPKEDKYKVFVQCGSDVHVVPLTLSGTDGSRPVTVLPNVAHDLDKLQNNTYSLCIEGNCYVLLSPRDDGTGSQSSKEKLLVFHVQSELVTSIDTPEDGTLFSGIMEMGKSVCVATLSRDRPEITLSVLNSGLLWERMCCLSVSPSPGGRGPGLLGAWQCKQRLVLWFREHGLAFYNLSPANLVDAVHGCTQTCSLEGYQEENHKLLQHLHKRYHFCWGYRPTLVAPGSVIGKVCVTKAEDNILASITSGRIVPEEPHMELLQAVASAVLSFLG; this is translated from the coding sequence ATGGGGGGAGGGACGAAGAGAGGCGGCGGCGTGGTTGATGAGCCGGAGGACAAGTCCAGCAAGCGTCGCAAGATCTGCAACGTCGCCAAGGAAGACGTGCTTCCCCTCGCTGTCTTCTCCCACCTACCGGCTCGCGACGCCGCTCGTGGCGTCGTACTCTCCAAGCGGTGGAGGGAGATCTTGACCGGGGGCGACTTCTGGGCCAATCACTACCAGCGCCCCAGCAAGGAGGTATGCCTAGCCTATCTCGACCGCGGCCATAGGCTCCCGTTCAAGTTCAGTCTCTACGGGCTCGAGGGAAAGCACGCCTTCTATCTTGTTGCCGCCGGCGACACGTTTCCTATCTCTCACGGCCTGCCCGTCGCCGGCACCGAGCTTTCGTACAGGTTCTTTGGGTCTTGCAACGGCCTTGTTGCCTTCGAGCAGCGCGGGCTGAGCGATTCCTCTATGACATGTCTCGTGGCCAATCCTGCAACGTCTCAACACTTGACCGCTCAGCTCTTAGATCTCGGCACCTTCTCCTGGATGCTCGCCTTCGGGTATGATCCTAAGGAAGATAAGTATAAAGTGTTCGTTCAGTGTGGCAGTGATGTACATGTCGTGCCCCTTACCCTGAGCGGCACCGACGGCAGCAGGCCTGTCACTGTTCTACCTAATGTGGCTCACGACTTGGACAAATTGCAAAACAACACCTACTCGCTGTGCATTGAAGGAAACTGCTATGTTCTGCTATCCCCCAGGGATGATGGTACTGGGTCTCAATCCAGCAAGGAAAAACTTCTTGTGTTCCATGTGCAGAGCGAGTTGGTGACCAGCATTGACACGCCAGAGGATGGCACCCTGTTTTCAGGCATAATGGAGATGGGTAAGAGTGTGTGCGTTGCGACTTTGTCTCGCGACCGCCCGGAGATAACATTGTCTGTTCTGAACTCTGGTCTTCTCTGGGAGCGGATGTGCTGTTTGAGCGTCTCACCATCACCAGGAGGAAGGGGGCCTGGACTGCTTGGGGCCTGGCAATGCAAACAACGCCTCGTGCTTTGGTTCCGCGAGCATGGTCTTGCGTTCTACAATCTCAGTCCGGCGAATCTCGTTGACGCCGTGCACGGGTGCACACAGACATGTAGCTTGGAGGGCTACCAAGAGGAAAATCATAAGTTACTGCAGCATCTCCACAAGCGATACCACTTCTGCTGGGGATACCGGCCAACGCTTGTTGCGCCCGGCAGTGTTATCGGCAAGGTCTGCGTGACCAAGGCGGAAGATAACATTCTCGCTTCTATAACCTCAGGACGGAttgtcccggaggagccgcacaTGGAGTTGCTTCAAGCTGTGGCGAGCGCTGTACTCTCCTTCCTGGGCTGA